A single Flavobacterium sp. 1 DNA region contains:
- a CDS encoding ACP phosphodiesterase → MNFLAHIFLSGDNDLIKIGNFMADGIRGKQFKTYPLEIQKGIILHRFIDTYTDSHPIFRKSTKRLHYNYHHYAGVIIDVFYDHFLAKNWNNYSNESLTDFTNRFYQSLHDNHDFLSERTKGMMPYMIEFNWLVSYQTVEGISRILTQMDSRTKNESKMRFSSNELIEYYTEFEQEFTTFFEDIRIESRQKLELL, encoded by the coding sequence ATGAACTTCCTTGCTCATATCTTTTTATCCGGAGACAATGATTTGATAAAAATCGGGAACTTTATGGCTGATGGCATTAGAGGAAAACAGTTTAAAACTTATCCATTGGAAATCCAAAAGGGAATTATTCTGCATCGTTTTATAGACACTTATACTGATTCTCATCCCATTTTCAGAAAGAGTACCAAACGGTTACACTACAACTACCATCATTATGCCGGTGTGATTATAGATGTGTTTTATGATCATTTTTTGGCTAAAAATTGGAATAATTATTCTAATGAAAGTCTGACAGATTTTACGAATCGTTTTTACCAATCTCTACATGATAATCATGATTTTTTATCGGAAAGAACCAAAGGAATGATGCCCTATATGATAGAGTTCAATTGGCTGGTAAGTTACCAAACTGTTGAAGGAATCAGCAGAATCCTTACCCAGATGGACAGCCGAACAAAAAATGAGTCTAAAATGCGGTTTTCATCTAATGAGCTGATTGAATACTATACCGAATTTGAACAAGAATTCACCACTTTTTTTGAAGATATTAGAATTGAATCCCGCCAGAAATTAGAGTTATTATGA